A window of Kribbella sp. NBC_00382 genomic DNA:
CGCCGGCCTCGTCGTGGGTCATGCCGATCCGCTCCATCACCCGCTGGGACGGCTTGTTCGTCGTCGCGGTGAACGACAGCACCTCGTCCAGCCCCGCCTCTCCGAACCCGTACGCCAGCGCGGCGCGCGCCCCTTCGGTCGCATAACCCTTGCCCCAGGCATCTTTCGCGAGCCGCCAGCCGACCTCGACCCCCGGCAGGAACGGCGCGTCGAAGGTCGGCACCGACAGCCCGATGAATCCGATGAACTGCCCGCTCTCCCGTACTTCGACGGCCCACAGCCCGAAGCCCAGCTCGTCCAACGCCGCCTTGACCCGGTCGACCATCGCGTCGCTCTCCGCCCGGGTCATCACGTTCGGGAAATGCTCCATCACGGCCGGGTCGGCGTTCAGCGCGGCGTACGGTTCGTAGTCGCTGTCCTTCCATTGTCTGAGCAGCAGGCGGTCGGTGATCAGCTCGCTCATCTCACTCCGAGTTTTCGACAGGTGGAATCTTGTTGATGGCATGGTCGCCGGTCGCCCACAGGTACTGCACCGCGTACGCCCGCCAAGGCCGCCACGCCCGCGCATGGGCGATCAGCGCTTTAGGGGCCTCGGGCAACCCGAGATCGCGAGCGGCGTACTTGATGCCCAGATCGCTTGCCACGAAGGCATCTGGATCGCCGAGCGCGCGCATCGCGATCGACTCGACGGTCCACGGTCCGATGCCGGGCAGCGCCGCGAGCTGCTCGCGCGCCTTGTCCCAGTCACTGCCCGCGCCGAGGTCGATCTCACCGGCCGCGAGGGTTGCGATCAACGTGGTCAGCGTCGTACGCCGTGACTTCGGGAAGGCCAGCGTCTCGGGATCGAGCCCGGCCAGCGCCTGCATCGTCGGGAACAGATGGGTCAGGTTGCCCTGCGGATCATCGATCGGTTCACCGTATGCCTGCACGAGCCGACTCGCATGAGTCCGCGCGGCCGCCGTCGACACCTGTTGACCGAGCACAGCCCGCACGGCGAACTCCTCGCCGTCGACCGTATGCGGCACCCGTCGCCCGGGCGCCTTCTCGATCAGCGGAGCTAGTACCGGATCTGTCTTGAGCAGGTCGTCGACGGCGACGGGGTCCGCGTCGAGGTCGAGCATCCGGCGGCAGCGGCTGATCGCGATCGAGAGGTCGCGCTGGTCGGTGAGCGAGAGCTGGCAAGCGATGTGGTCGGGCATCGGGCGGAGGGCCACGACGCCGTGACCGTGCGGGAGTCGCAAGGTTCGCCGGTACGCGCCGTCGTGCCACTCCTCCACACCCGGCACTCCGGTGGCGATCAGGTGCCCGAAGAGGTTGTCCGGCGTCAACGGCTGGCGGAACGGGAGGCGCAGCGAGATCGTGCCGGGGGTAGCCTGCGCGTCGCCCCGTTTGGCCTTTGTGCGCAACTCACTCGGCGACAGCGCGAAGACCTCTTGCACAGTCTCGTTGAAGGTCCGCACGCTGGAGAATCCGGCGGCGAACGCGACGTCGGCCATCTGCAGCGAGCTGGTCTCGATCAACAGCCGCGCGGTCTGCGCTCGCTGCGCTCTGGCCAGCGCGAGTGGTCCGGCGCCGAGCTCGGCCTGCAGTTGTCGTTGCACCTGCCGCACGCTGTAGCCGAGTTGGGTCGCGAGGCCCGGTACGCCGTCGCGGTCGACCACTCCGTCGCCGATCAGCCGCATCGCGCGGGCGACCAGGTCGGCGCGATCGTTCCACTCCGGTGAGCCCGGGCTCGCGTCCGGGCGGCAGCGCTTGCAGGCCCGGAATCCCGCTTGCTGGGCCGCGGCGGCGCTCGGGTAGAAGCGCATGTTCTTGACCTTGGGCGGGACCACCGGGCAGCTCGGGCGGCAGTAGATCTTGGTGGTCAGTACGGCCGTGAAGAACCAGCCGTCGAAGCGGGCGTCC
This region includes:
- a CDS encoding GNAT family N-acetyltransferase, which translates into the protein MSELITDRLLLRQWKDSDYEPYAALNADPAVMEHFPNVMTRAESDAMVDRVKAALDELGFGLWAVEVRESGQFIGFIGLSVPTFDAPFLPGVEVGWRLAKDAWGKGYATEGARAALAYGFGEAGLDEVLSFTATTNKPSQRVMERIGMTHDEAGDFDHPRLPDGHRLQRHVLYRITRAQWEAAQ
- a CDS encoding AlkA N-terminal domain-containing protein, coding for MLEHVYECVERCVRAVQSKDARFDGWFFTAVLTTKIYCRPSCPVVPPKVKNMRFYPSAAAAQQAGFRACKRCRPDASPGSPEWNDRADLVARAMRLIGDGVVDRDGVPGLATQLGYSVRQVQRQLQAELGAGPLALARAQRAQTARLLIETSSLQMADVAFAAGFSSVRTFNETVQEVFALSPSELRTKAKRGDAQATPGTISLRLPFRQPLTPDNLFGHLIATGVPGVEEWHDGAYRRTLRLPHGHGVVALRPMPDHIACQLSLTDQRDLSIAISRCRRMLDLDADPVAVDDLLKTDPVLAPLIEKAPGRRVPHTVDGEEFAVRAVLGQQVSTAAARTHASRLVQAYGEPIDDPQGNLTHLFPTMQALAGLDPETLAFPKSRRTTLTTLIATLAAGEIDLGAGSDWDKAREQLAALPGIGPWTVESIAMRALGDPDAFVASDLGIKYAARDLGLPEAPKALIAHARAWRPWRAYAVQYLWATGDHAINKIPPVENSE